ACACATGAAGGAATAAGGAACATCCCTGAGAACCATAACAAACAACTGAGGCTTTTCCAAATTTATCACCATTAATTCagtatttaacaaaaaatttcagCAGATTCTTGGATAAGATCTAGGATAAGGAAACAAAAGCcacttaaaaaattgaaaaccataAGCTTGGAGGTATGCTAACAAGATAACCTCCAGCAGGAATATAGCACCGAAAGCTATCTAAGACAGGTGTGAAGACAGCAAGAACTGGCATTCATCTCACCTTTATTCTTCAGAACCACCTTTTGACCAGGTTGGGTGCCAGGGCGTACCTGAAAATATATAACAGGTTAAGGTAAGATgagttagtttattttttagaataatcaaATCATGCAAAATGATTTCCAGCAAACCTTAAGTACAACATCTCCTGTGAGAGTTGGAACCTTGATGGTTCCCCCCAACATTGCCTGCAAATAGCAATTGAATGAATTTTTACATTAGGCATAAATACTAAATAGTTATGATTTATAATAGGtatatatcaaaacaagctGCAAATTCTAAATGTTTCTGCAAGAAGACCATCTGAACCGGGTGCCacactttatttaaaaaataaacatacaagTATAACCCATATCTCAAGCTAACAAAGGAATTTCTAAATGAGAACCTTGGAATGTACTGAACCACATAGCAAGCAGGAAAGGATTCCCGTTCATTAGAATCTTGGTATTTTTCTAGGACAATGAAACACAAAAGGTTTTACCTGAGTAATGCCCAAAACAGCATCAACATGAATGTTAGAGCCTTCTCTACGGAAAACAGGGTCTTCCCGGACCTGTGGGGGGAGGAAAATAACGACCTCAATAACATGGAAAATGAAATAGCTGCAATAAGATCAGAGGAAGTTGACAAGCATCACAGGAGACTAGACAGTCTAAGCACACTAGAAGTACACAAGCAAAGAgagcaaaacaaatgaaagaaagagacagaaaaccaccaaaaaactaaaatttcagcGAGCCAGGAGATCATTCACAGTGTTAAAGGacactaaaaaatatctattttcctTAAAACGCTCACTTTTTATTCATCTTTCAAACGTTGTCATAACCCTGCATAAAATTCAGCAGACAAGGTGAATCTACCATCCATGTCACACTGTTCTCTTTCCTGATTCCCCCGTCCAGCTTGCCAAGCAATCAATGACCATTGAATAACCATTTAAaacgaaagaaagaaacaaaactcaTCCAAGAGTTTGCCAGCTAGAAGGCAATGTGAAAACTAAAGCTACATAGTCTGCTCGTTATGCCATGAAAATGCAGTAAGAGGAACAACcatccatacaaaaaaaaaaggcacaaaagaaacaaaatcatataaaacaaCATCATGCTAAATAATGCTGTCAGGAAATGTTATTGTCCTTCATTTCCACACTACATCCTAAAAGATCACACTAGCAAGCAAAGAAATAGGGAACACACAAAAATAGCAgcacaaaaatattaaacaagttGAATTACCTTGATTGTCACATAGAGATCAccaggttgattttttttctgggtcTGCTCCACCACTTTTATGGATCTTCATAGTCTCATTGTCATCCACTCCTGCAGATGTCAAGAAACTCAAATTTAATCACCTAATCCAGCAAAAAGTTCCACATGGGAAAATGGGCAACCGAATATATAGACCATATTCATGAGTGTTTCCAGAAATCAGAAGTTGAGCTCACTGGATAATGTCCCTATCTATATATTATCCCTAATAAGTGTCTGGGTGTAAAAATAATGACTGGAAAGAAATTCTGTTTTAAGACAGAAAGCAGTCAACTTTATCCCCCATTTATCCACTCAAGGACCTTTTACTCTATTTTCACACCAGCAGCATGTTCAACACCAGGAAACTACGTTTGGTACATGAGAAACCATGTCCGCATCCCTCTTTCTTTacatattttaaatcaattaaagagAACTTCTTTAGTCCAAATTCCAAATTCAATTCTAAGCAATAAGAATCATTTTGAAAGCCAGAGAAAACAAATAAGCAGATCTAAAATGGTTCCGTTCAATTCACATGGAAAGTCTGTGcaagtctgtttttttttttttaaagcaagatTGATTTGTTCTAAAAACAATTCCCTCGAAAACAACTCAACCAGAGCTACACCTGTCTTCCAGAATACCAATAAGAAAGACAATGTGCAAGATCAAAGAAAGTTTGTTATGAGCAATTGCATTATCACACCAGTCTGCAGGAAAGCAAGTGTACTGTAGTAAATCTTGAAGGGTATTGAAGCTCCTAATTTAACCTTAcctaatctagtttttttttaaaaggaaaatctGTCAATctgtcaattttatattttatgtcatAAATGGTGTTAGGATGATAGAGGAGTTTATTtgtcagattaaaaaaaagccCTGACTCATTGCTATCATTGTTTAGGGTTCTTATGTTCCACCAATAGTAGATACCTAAATATAATTGTTGAAACTAATCTagccttcattttttatttctttaactaAATGGTTCATTCGAGCACCCAAGAACTCGAGCTTGAATGGAAACTTGAAGTTCACATCTCTGGTTTATTTAGCTTCTAATTGCTTTAGGTACCATAACTAACAAATCTAGAAAAGCACTCAAGGAAACAACCACACTATCCTTTGTTCCATATGAGATGCCTAATGtgagaaacaacaaaaataactaTGATGTACCGTTACAAGACCACATTGTGTGGAGCATGTAAGAGCGCTACCCTTGGGCAGAAAATAAGACCACAATATTGTACAAGGATGGAAATTTAACAAGATGATTCAAGATCAACAAACAAACCTGTTGGAATGTTCAATGAAATTGTCTTTGATCCTCTCACTACTGTGTGTCCATGGCAAGACCTGCAAAAGCTCTGACACCACCAGTAGTAAAGCATatgcattaatattaaaaaagaaaaccaagggACTTAGACCCATCATATCATCAAATTTTggaaaaattgtttaaaaatgtgttgCCAAAGTTAATCAAAGCTGCCAAATTGCAAGAATCCAGAAGCCAACATTAATGCAATCATGAACaacagtttaaaataaaaattcttcactAGTGCCCATGTATAAAGTAATACCTTATCAGGTTGTTTCATGAACAAAGAAAAGGTGTTAATGCTTCCCAGAATTTTGctcataaaaaatcaacattttctaaaattatttaaagaagacTTGCAGACCCCAGATAAAAACAGATATTGATTCCAGTACCGAAAAAGTTTGCCCAGTTCCACCACACTGATCACATGTCTGCTGAAAACTGAAAAACCCTTTTTGCATAGATATCTGTAAATGTAGGAAATGTTACATGTTAGTTGGGGAAAACACCCAGTATTTCCTGAATAAGTAGCATCATCACACATGGTCTTCAGCAAGTAAGACTAACCATCCCTCTGCCTTTACAGCGTTTACACATTTGAGGTTTCACTCCAGGAGGAACACCTTCTCCACCttggaaaatgcaaaaaaaaaaaaaaaaaaaaaacatggccaCGCATTCTTAAGAAATTACAAGAGAGCTGCAGTTATGAAAACATAAATctcacaaaaaaaggaaaaactgaaGTCATGATGTTTGTAAATGCTATCAAGTGAAGATAAACAAACCACAAGTTTCACAAGGCACATCGGTCTGAAATGTGATAGTTTTGGTGCATCCCTGAACAGCTTCCATGAAGGAAAGCTCAACAGAAACCTATCCATGatggttttaaaaagaaactgaaAGTCAACATTAATTCTAAGCCAAAAAAGAGAGCACCAATCACGTGATGGAAATTCTAAGAACCTTGACATCTTGGCCAGCGACATTCTGTCTGAATACATTGCTGAATATCTGATCTCCATCAAAGCAAGTGTGGTGTCATGcacaaaaaaacatgtaaagttCATCAACTGTGAAAATCCATTGTTTAGAGAGGGGAAAAAATACAGAGAAGACCCAAACCACCCCCACTaaaaaataggaagaaaaaaggcAGTGGCAAATATATTTCTCCTCATATTGCATTAAAACATCCATTGTGTGGCAATTTTATAAGAAAGCATCATACATAAGGTCATATACTGCAATGCAGTGAAACGATTTTAATTGCACTGCTGGCTTAATAGTTCTGGAGGCATAACAAGGACCCAACAAACTCCAAGAGTATCTAACTACACAGAATGTAAATTCTCACCCTAAGAAAAGGCtgctcttatttaatttaagatttggATATGAGCAGAATAAAACCACAAGATAATTGACAATCAAAGAGACAATTAAATATGACAGAatcaaaacaaaggaaaagaagCTGGAGAGTAATTACATCTTCCATTCTGAAGTCCCCAAATGGACTCTCAAATCCTGGTCCACCAGGCTGATAGTTATCTTGGTTTTCAAATGCGTCATGGCCTAGCTATAAGTTTGCAAATATAACAAACATCAATATAGATACTAACAGAAGAGGGTCATTACATTACATATgattaaagaagaaagaaagaagttgcAAGGAAGAGAATTTCAGCATATTCTATGGATAGAGTACCttcaaagaggaaaaaaaggggGAGATATAACAAGAGAATATGGCAGATGCATGCATGCAAAggttgatattctttttttcttaaactttgcAAAGTATGTGAACTTCATCCAGGCCaaaatgaatgataaaatttaaagacaCGCATGTTGTATAGAATAAAAGACCACCAGGGGAGGGTATAGTTTCAGGCTAACAAGGCGAAATGAATGACCTTTTCACATATTTGCGATCGAGTGCATGGAAGCTTCAATTCTAAAACAGATGCAATTATACCTGCAATTATACCTAAAATTCCCTAATCTTCCAGATAATGCCCAATTGTTAAGCTAGAACAGATGCAATTATACCTGCAAGAATGAGATCCTTGATTGTTTTTTGGTAAGAAGTTAGCAACTCCTATTTGAAAATACAACTTTTTTGTTGGCTGGGTCAGGCACACAAGGCTTGACAAGTTCTTGAGATTACAGACAGAAATTGCTTTGCAGGTTGACAGTTGACTACTCAAGTAAAATTATAACGGTGAGGTGCACTAAGAAACAAAATCCAAGATCATTCTAACAACAATGACTTATCCATTATAAACCATAACCTTTCCATTTTTCACTGTGGTAGACCTTCTGGATGGTGCTAATTAGTTGTCACCCTGCCaagttttttggatttatttcaCCAGTTGACCTTATCCTATATACCAGCCCTTTCACCTACTAGAAGCCCCCCCCcccaacacacaaaaaaaaaagaagccaagtGCACACTTTAGatcgttgttgttgttcttctttttcctttcattcTCATCTACATACTCCAACCCAGAAAACATAGCTCAAGTAAAAAGTAACCAACTGATGACAGTATGTATCACTACATTCATCATCAGACTGAAGATAATGGGATTGTTAATTGCATCCCTAGACTAGGCAAGTAAACAACTACATAAGACATCTTACTCTATTGGCTAGTTATAATTATGAATAGGGGGGTTTCCATATTTATGCATGTAAAAATTCCCAATTAAGAGCAACCATGTGATGAGCTATAAACCTCTCACTTATAATGTATGTAAATCCTCTCCTCTTACAAGCACTCATACTGGCCATGTtttcaatcattcattaatACTGTATGTTACTTGGTTATGTGTTATGCAGACATTCATTTTCcacttatttaataatataaacacagctaaaattaaatatgaaaccTGATCATATTGTCCCCGCTTTTGGTCATCTTTCAAAACCTGCAACCAGAACAAACAAAAGTTTCTCCATTCAGTATTCTATGTAACTCGGTTAGAGGAAGGGACAAAAATTCTGGTCTGCAAAATTTACCTCATAGGCCTTTGAAACTTCTTGAAACTTCTTTTCGGCTTCAGGATCGTCTTTGTTTGTATCAGGATGTAGCTTCTTTGCCAGCTGCAGAAGGGTGCTAAAGTGAAATCAGAAGACAAATTAtacaaagcttaaaaaaaaaaaaaaaagttgcaaagTAAAAGCTGCAATCCTATCACAGTATAAAGAAAAACTATTAACGTGCAGACCTAACacccaaattaaaagaaataaagtatGAGAGTTGCATTATTTGGACTGAAATATGCacgattagaaaaaataatgaaaagaaaatctacCCCATAAGCAGTCctaaaacccaaattaaaagaaataaagctTGAGAGTTGCATTATTTGGACTGAAAAATGCAAGATTAggataaataatgaaaagaaaacctACCCCATAATAAGCTTTCTTTATATCAGATGCACTAGCATTCTTGCTAACACCAAGTACATCATAATAATCTCTCGACATATGAACTgaccggaaaaaaaaagatataaaacatACATTGTTAGCCACACAAAATGCCGAGgaaatattttagaataaagCGATAGTAAGCAGCAACAGCATAAATGTTACAGCAATTGCACCTCAACAAAAGAAAACTTGTACTAAATATAGTACAGGGTAAATTTAAAAGGCAAAATATTAAAAGCAGGACATGTGAAATACCAGAGCCATGAATCAACCTCGTAGCACCAAATTTCGCATTTAAAGCTCCCAATTGCAACCAATTTGTTTGGTTAACTgcgaatttttttaaaaaaatcagtaccaaaaataaaaaatgccccccccccccccctcccaaGAAtagcaaagaaaatgaaaaaatagaaaaatatatagattcaccaaaatgtaaaattaattcCCTTTCCAAGTCCAATACACAGAGACAaccaaaaagttttaaaaataagctGTCTAAGAAACCAAATAAAGAATCTGAAAATAACCCATAAATCAAAACACTGGAAGAGcaagagaaagaaacaaaacaagtgcAAGTTACCGTTTTTAAGAGAGTAATTTCCAATAAACCTAACAGGATTACAAACCCCAGTGGTCGTACTTAATCTTCTATAACTCTCATTCAATACACTCTTGTGTACCTgcaattaatacaaaaaacacAGTACTTATAAATGTAATATAAagcaattcaataaaaaactgCAAATAAATAAGCAAAATCATACGGAATTAGCAGATTCTTGGAGGAGGTTAAGTGAGAGAGAAGGGCGAGCGAGCCAACCAACAAGCCTGGCGCTATGAGACCGAACCATTTGGTGGGATCTTTAGTAGGGTTTGAAAAGTCTTGATCTTTCTAGCAATTTGGTTCTTTTTCGGTTTAGGGATTTTAGGGGTGGGGGCTTAAACCCTACAAAAGccctatttttttagattggaaGGTTCTAGGAGTTAAGAGAGGGGAGGAAGTTTTTTTGGAATTAGGAGGAAAGTGAATGAATTCCGGAAAAGTTGTTTTCCAGTGTTTTTGTtggaaaatgagcttttaaaaaCTCAAGAATAATGAGGaactacaaattaaaaagaaagtagaaagaaagaaaaatgagaacCGTACGGGCCAATGGCAAATACGAGGGCAGGGCCAATTTTGTTGGAGGCAGACCCTTTCTTGGGCTTCTGTTTTGAAATGCATTTTCCTTGGTTCAGAATTTTTCCGCCCTTCCAattttctcctcttcttttttctaaattataatttcttttttgacactttcttttccttctattATATTTGGAAAATTAGTTTCAGAGCCATTATTATTAACTTATTAGTACTTCTCcttttttctggaaaaaaaaaaaaattgactaagCTCAAGTGATTCGGTGTGATTAGTATTGtaacacaaaatatttttaaaagcattttttttaatcatatattaaaataatttttattttattttcaacatcaacatgttaaaattattaaaaaaaatatcacaaaaacattaatttaatgttttttttaaatagaatgtacttttaaaaagcatataaaattaaaagttattgtAATTTCAAATGGAATGAGTAATAACTTTTTATCTAAAGGTCAATaataaatgatatattattaagaactaaattatttaaactaaaaaaaattaattgaaattaagtcTTGATTAGCAAGCAAAATTAAATTGGCTAGAAGAGCAGAGAGCAGTGATTACAATAACAAAGACTTCTAGAGAGTATCATCATTAATATTGGGTAAATTAATCTCATAGCCTctcaagttttgaaaattagtTCAATAGGCTCTTGTACTTAAAATTTGGACATGTCAACcttatattttacaatttatggtcacaagttggttttttttttgttgggtttcaCGAGATACACACACAatagaaacaataaatttaaattttcaagagtAAGGATCCTGTTAAATAAATCTAgagatttttagggtttatgtgaagatttcatgaaaattagatgttttttttttttgctttgaatattTGCTTCGAGGTTGGGTTAAAGCAAACTACAAGTCATCCAAGTGTCCAGCCTTTAAACGATAATTCACACGAACCAttaatgagaaatattataaatctttttatatgaGAGAGATTGTTATACCTTAGAGTGttagttcttttcttttatgttttaaatctttatatattgtacttttctcacattttttttatcataaaaaaataaaaggcataacattctatttataaaaaaacctaaaaaaccctataaataacaaaatatcaatttgccccttaaaataatatcatatacaTTATTTTAGGAATGTtcttagaaatttattcaattaagtccctacttaatttttctaggtctaaaatTGTAATTCCcctgtattaattatattatagtctttaatttctaaaatttatttacaattaagtcACACTTAATTTATTATGTCATTTTAAATTCTAACAAATGATTCTTATATGCGTGACCTAGTGGGTTATCTAATAAGtaacccaaatataaatcataattcctaaataaaataagatcaaataaattaataatttaatttattatcaattcaacaattaattaatttatatttaaagattcaAGTACAATGTCTAGTAACTTGTCATAATCTTCATAAATACTAGAAAAGTTATAAGTTGGTTGACTTAAATATCTTCATATAGTTTATGATATACCTAATATATGCATGTTTGTTatatttgattaggacaatGTATGGTTAGAATTAAAgcataacattttttatataacataacTTAGTGATTTCAAGTCTAAAATTATTTGCACAACTATCACGGGAGCTTTTTCATAGACATAAGTGATCTTtccatttatgaaatttttttgcgAGTTGGTTCagtatacatataatataacaagtACCTGCAAATTAGTTTCAAGTATATCTTATATCCTAGTTTATAAGAGGAGCTGCTTCctttaataaaagaatgaatataATATGCATCAATTttaacaactctaattaatatccaatcttaataaaaattaacaaaaaatatttagaaacaatattttaatataatagaaatctcataattataacaattttatattttttttacaatacaattttgtttcatgaattttatctttattttatattcattaattaaacatgagatttattaatcaaatataaataaatatttaaaataaaaaatatttttattaataataaatatattttacatgaataaaatcaatattaaataaacaattGATTGACAAATATATGTCGTGATAACCATGCAATGAACATGAGTCTTATAGATGGACACCGTGGCCACCAATTGAAATTCTGAGGGTTGCCATGCTCTAAATCAAAGTAGAGGGGTTGGTTTaaccaatttttaaaacttgaatgaCCACACAATGAATTTACCCCAACATATTACCCCTAGATTGCTGTACTCTATCAAGATCATACCAATGTGTCTATTAGTTAGGAATAATTTAGAAGTCAATATAGCAAGCAAGTAAACAGTTCATTGAAGAACTGAAATTACTTCCTTCTCTCCCCTTCCTCAACGAAGAGGTGTGAACTTCAAAAAGCACTACGATTACACTAACAAAGGTGTAATTTAGAAGAAGAGCTTGTTTTTATGGTCCAGGAAAATGGAGCACAAAATCACCTCATTTCAGGCTGAGGACCCCTCCATATGCATGATGAAAACAAGCAATTCTTAAAAGAGATCATATGTCCACGCTTTTTCTTTATCTGCTCTTAACACAAAGCGCAATTATCCAGTAATTCAGGGTAGCAATCATGGTGATCCTTGATCGAAGAGAACTTACGTGCAATTGTTCGTTTCAGGTCAAGATTGCAGCACTAGGCCCTGCAATCTCTGTTATATCTTAATGTCGAAAGCCAGAATTTTGAAGAGTGTTGCTAATTAAAACAATCAATGTCCTGTAACTTGACAATCCATCAGAGAAAGCATGGATTCTCCCAACACAACCATTCTTTTTGaggttctcttttcttttctccaggCAAAACAGATAGGATGTTGTCATGTACTTGGGACTAAGCAAAACAGTAGGAAACTCGAATCAAATCCAGCAAAAGGGTATTGCAGACTTCCTACTCCTAGACACATaccctcttcttttttctctttttataccctccgttttttattttctgtttcttAGAGGGGGTAGCATGTTTTGCAGGAGGTACCATGCCTTTCTTTTATACCACGGCAGAGATTGTGTGTCGGATAACTTCCATGAAAGAAAGTGGTTCCACTCCTCGTATTAAAAAATgctgtgttagaaaataatataaattatattttaaaatctcatttaacagtttaaactattaggttgagatgattctttaac
This genomic interval from Populus alba chromosome 1, ASM523922v2, whole genome shotgun sequence contains the following:
- the LOC118047119 gene encoding LOW QUALITY PROTEIN: chaperone protein dnaJ GFA2, mitochondrial (The sequence of the model RefSeq protein was modified relative to this genomic sequence to represent the inferred CDS: deleted 1 base in 1 codon), encoding MVRSHSARLVGWLARPSLSLNLLQESANSVHKSVLNESYRRLSTTTGVCNPVRFIGNYSLKNVNQTNWLQLGALNAKFGATRLIHGSVHMSRDYYDVLGVSKNASASDIKKAYYGLAKKLHPDTNKDDPEAEKKFQEVSKAYEVLKDDQKRGQYDQLGHDAFENQDNYQPGGPGFESPFGDFRMEDIFSNVFRQNVAGQDVKVSVELSFMEAVQGCTKTITFQTDVPCETCGGEGVPPGVKPQMCKRCKGRGMISMQKGFFSFQQTCDQCGGTGQTFSSFCRSCHGHTVVRGSKTISLNIPTGVDDNETMKIHKSGGADPEKNQPGDLYVTIKVREDPVFRREGSNIHVDAVLGITQAMLGGTIKVPTLTGDVVLKVRPGTQPGQKVVLKNKGIKARGSYSFGDEFVHFNVSIPLNLTPRQRELIEEFAKEEHGEYEKRAVGASG